The genomic region cttcagtctgccatcttgtctctcccccacaAGAGGatttcccggctattttttggttgcagttcagccggggctgggattgaacccgccaccctcagtatatggggccgccacCTTACcgactcagccacaggcaccgccctacctcATTGAGTttacaaatattagaaaaaatgtaaaagattccATATAGATTCCTCAATGAAAGAcattattatagaaaattaacATATGTAGAACACACACGTATAAAGTCATTCCTTTGAATTCGAGGATTCCTCACTGAGTCTttacaaatattagaaaaaatgtaaaagattctATATAGATTCCTCAATGAAAGACATTATTATAGACAATTAACATACGTAGAACACACATGTATAAAGTCATTCCTTTGAATTTGAGGATTCCTCATCCATGAATTCAACTAATCgtagttcaaaaataaaaaaaatgcaaaaataaagataatgtaaCAAGTATACTTTTCATTTATTAGATATTATAATTAATCTagggatgatttaaagtatatgggaggatctacaaatattaatgcaaatattatgctattttatataaaggacttTATGGGTGTGGAATTCTGGTATCCAAAGAGGGTCTTGGAACCAGTCCCCTTTGAATACTGAAGAGCAtccatataataatataaataatgaacAAAAGAAGATGGTAATCAACACATGTAACAGTAAAcacaatttaacaaaataatttgatCATGAgctaaatataaaaacagaacatattttctcttctcaTATTGGTCTAAAAATAGTGTATTAGTACACTCATGTCAGATTTCCACTTAACTTAAGctcaaataatattttctaatattgttatttcaaaaattctaatgttatttctaaatttctaataTTGTCATTTCTAAAATGACTCTCCCAGTAGTCTGTCCTCCAATATCAGTTCTGATATGTTTAAACTTGTTTTTCCTCCTCAGAAATGACTAGAGTCTCTGAGCTTGTCCCCATTTCCTTGTAAAGCGACAGCAGTTCTCTAATACAATGTGCCTGAGAGCATTCTTCACATCTTTATTCCTTAGGGTGTAAATAAGTGGATTCAGCATAGGAGTGACTACAGTGTAAAAGAGAGCTATGAACTTACCCTGCTCGTGAGAGTTGCTCTTGGCTGGCTGAAGATACATGAAGATGATGCTCCCATAAAACAGGGACACAACTGCCACGTGGGAAGAGCAGGTGTTGAAtgcctttctcctcccttctgctGATCTGATCTTCAACACAGCCCGGGCAATCTGGCTGTAGGAGACCAGGATGAGCCCCAGAGGCAAGACAACAAAGATAAAGCTGGCCAGGTACATCTCCATCTCGTTGAGGCTGGTGTCCACGCAAGCCAGTTGCATAATGAGGGGCATTTCACAAAAGAAGTGGTCGATGCAATTGTTCCCACACAGTGGTAGGAGAATGGTGAGTGTGGAGCCCACCATGCTGGTGGTCAGACCCCCTAGCCATGAAGTGACTGCCAGGCTAAGGCACAGCTGTGGATGCATGATGGCAGTGTAGTGGAGTGGCCTGCAGATGGCAGCATAGCGGTCATAGGACATGACAGCCAGCAGGACACACTCAGTTGCCCCCAGCCAATGGGAGATATAGAACTGGACCACACACCCACCATAGCTTATTGTTTTCTGTGGCCCCCAGAGGTTGACCAGGAGTTGTGGGACAATGCTTGTGGTAAAGCTAATGTCCAGGAAGGAGAGGTTGACAAGAAAGAAGTACATAGGTGTGTGGAGATGCACATCCATGCAGGACACCAGGATGATGACACCATTGCCCAAGATAGACACCACATAAAAACCTGAGACAACTATAAAGAGGACAGGTTCTAGTAAGGGTTGATCAGAGAAGCCCAGGAGCACAAAGACTTCTGGATAACTTACATTGACTCTTCCCATCATCACATGCAGCTCAGGGTGGGGCAAAAAGGTCACCTACAGGTGGGAAGAAGGGCACAGAGCCTTAGACATAAAGCAATTGCACTGAtaatgaacattaaaaataaattgtgggctcagagcctgtagttcagtggctaagactccagccacatacactggggctggtgtgtttgaaccctgcccagggcctgccaaacagcaatgacaacaacagcaacaacaacaacaatatagctgggacattgtggcaggcgcctgtagtcccagatacttgagaggctgaggcaagagaattgtctaagcccaagagtttgaggttgcggtgagctgtgatgccatggcactctagcaagggtgacatagtgagattctgtttcaaaaataaaataaaataaaaataaaaataaattgtgcacCCATTGCTCTCAAAATCATCCACCCATGGATGGTACTACATTACCTACCTGAAGACCATTTTGAAatgtatgattaaaaaaaaaatggacatcaTGCAAAATCTTTAGgactgtttatttttctaattgaaaTATTCCTTATAGTAGCAATTTCTGGATTGAACCTAGATGTTTAGTGATGACATGTTAGTCAGCTAGAGAGTGGTGTTTCATGTGATGAATACTGCACAGGCTTAGAAATTGTGCCCTCTCAAATCATCAGtacatttttctttgtcattaaaTTATCTACAGTCTCATCACTTCTCAAACCACATCTTCTACTACCAATATGGCCCTTCCTGCCATCATGTACCACCTGAATTTTGGTCTAGAATCCTAAGTTGTCTCCCCAGGAAgttcctttttccctttccaaGTATTCTCAACAAAGTATTGGGGCTCAAAAAATGATATCCCCAAAACAAAAGCCTCAGAGCAGAAGTTTCTTCCTGactttctcctgccctcctgccctctGGGTCTAGGGCCCCTCATTCTCTCCCAGACCTAACCATAGAAACTCAAATCCTTCTTCCTTAAGGAGAGTCATAGAAACCAGAGCGACTTTTCCCCAAAGCCAGCCATCAAGTTAGAATAAGCACATTACTCTAACTTTCCACTCCTTTCTGTGCAAAatctggccataaagaaattatgtGACCTACATCGTTTGAAATAAGGTCATAAGACCCCCATCCCAGAGAGCCCCCTGCTCCATACCCAGGAGGAAGGCTGATGCCCAGAGATGCCAAGAAGGATCtagacagacaggccttgctgggtctCCCCACTCAGTCTATCAGCATTAGATCATGCCCTTTTTACCAGACACATTTCTGAATGGCTGTCCGTTCTTTGTAGAATCTAAGTATAAACATGGACAGTTTCCCCAGCATCTTTGAGTCTTCATGCTAAAAGCTCCCATGTCATCTAAAACTATGATCAAATAAATTTGGACACCTTTTGTCCTATTAATCTGTTTTTTTGTCAGCTTATTTTTAGAGAACCTTCAGAGGGCAAAGGGgagagctgggcgtggtggctcacacctgtatcccagcacttgggaggacaaggtggttggattgcctgagctcataggtttgagaccagccagagtgagagcccatctctaaaaatatccaggcatgtggagggagcctgtagtcccagctaattgggaggctgaggcaagagaatcatttaagcccaagagttagaggttgctgtgacctgtgacaccacggcactctaccaagggtgacaatgtgagactctgtctcaaaaaaaaaaaaaaagcaaaggggaAATTTCCCCTTACCCCCACAAAAGCAATCAGAGGATTAAATTAAGACGTAATGTGGTCATATCACTCCACTGTCCAACATTTGTATTGTCTTTGTACAAGACTTGCAGTTGCTGTTTCCCATACTCCCCATGCTTTCCCCACAGAATCTCCACAATGCCCCTTTGTCACCTCCTTCAGGTCAGTTTTCAAAAGCCACCTTCTAACGGAGGCCCTCCCTCATTGTGTTACATGATATCAGAAACTCTTAcagctcccttctctttctttcctgagtTATGGGCATACACAGTACTTATCAGCTTGCAACAAACACACTACTTATTTCTTATGTTTGCTACCTGTCTCACTCCACTAGATTACAAGTATGTGGCACTACGGTTTCCCATTGTGTTTACTTCTGGGTCACCGGTACCTAGCCCAATGCCCGAAACACAgcagtttctttgtttctttttttttttttttttttttgagacagagtctcactatgtcaccctaggtagagtgccgtggcatcacagctcacagaaatcttaaacttttgggcttaagcgaatctcttgcctcagcctcccaagtagcaggtattacgggtgcccaccacaacacttggctattttttggttgtagttgttgttgtttggcaggcctgggctgcgttcaaacctgccagctctggtgtatgtggctggcaccctagccgctaagctacaggtgccgaagtTTCTTAATTAACATTCATGGATGTGCAAAAATGAACACATTGAGAAACAGGTTGTTAGAATGGTACATGGCCATGGTAGAGGCAGGACTAAAGTAATATAAAGGCATGATGAAGGACACCCCATGTAACCTCTCATGAGCATTGTCAGAGGCCTGCAAAGGTGACCAGATGACTAGATGATGCAGATGGAATAAAGCAAACTATGACTTAACAAGGATGAGGTGTGAATTCGGAGGACCATCCAGGGAAACAAGACAATCTCAGACTGCTTCAGATGTCCCTGAAAGCCTCCGGGGTCCTTCTTggcaaaaatattcatttattctagccttcatttgaaaaagaagaattggTTTATTATAATTAGAATTCATCCAGGTTTGGGGAACAGAGCAGCTATAAACTCAACTGCCAGCCCTCTTACCATCACAGAGAAAGGAACTTACCTATTTCTATAACTGGAAGTGGATCAAACAAAGTGAACACACGTGTGCGTGTGCTCTGAAGTACATGTAGGTCTTCTGTCCTGAGTATACAGAAACAGGGCTCAGGGAACTCCTGGCATTTGCCAAAATTCATACATGGAAGCTGTACCAGTGCAGACTTCACTGTGCCCAAATCCTGAGACAATTGTCTGATTCGCAGCTAGCAGGCCAGGGAGCATTGACACTCTGGGAGAAAGCCTCCAGGAGAACACATTCCAACCTCCTCCAAACCAGGGAGGCAGTCAAGATCTGTTAGAACACCTAGTTTCACAATGTTAATGTGGCAGAGAAGAAGTGAATTGGAGAGTTATGTGAAATGATGAAACTAAGTCATGACATGATCAGAGGGATTGTCTTGTGTATTGAGTCACCAGGAGTGAACTGAAAACTAAAAGGCTTAACTGGCAAATGCATTGTCCCCTGTGGGTGTCAGTCTCCTCTATGTGAGGAGATAGAAACTTTATTGCCTCACAGTTGATAACGTGCAGAAATTGGATAAATGTTGCCAAGCGATAAGGGCCACAAGGCCACAGCATGCCTTAGTAGTTCAGTAGAATTTTGGAGGAAAAGGAGACCTCTGAGATGATCTGATCTATCTGTAGAAATGTTGTGACTTAACTAAAGTCCCAGAGCTGCTTAGCAATATGGGAGCTACACCCCAAATATCCAGATTCTTAATACAAAAATAGCATTACTAGAGAAGGAAAAGGTTTGTTCACACACAGAGATCCATCAGAACTGTCatgataaaaattcatttttcaaaataggaGCCTGTTCTGTGCCATCATGAGGAACAAAGATGGCATAGTGACAGTTAGGGaaatgtcttaagttcaaattttGTCTGGATTAACTATCTAGTCATGAACTGTACCCAAGGGCATAGGCAACCTGCTGAAATAAGAAAGaccacaacaaaagaaaattagatcATTTAAATAGAGAAGAGTGCTCATCAAACTCAGTTGGAATTACCCAAAAGTCCGTGATCCTGGTTTATTTAAAATACCATGAGACAGATGAACAAACCCGAGGATGTCACTCACCGATGGTGACCTAGcagcagggtctctctctctctctctctctatgtagGGTGGAAATGTTGTAAAATgggcaacattttcttttaagagttgGTAACATTCATGAATTCAGTGGGCATAGCATTGAAAACAGATCAGCCAGGGGATTTTAAAGCCTGACAAAGAGTGAAAATCTCCAACTCAGTGGCAGCAGACATGCTAAATTCTCTTCAAATGCATATCTGAAGGACACATTCTTAAGTCTTTAAATCAGAGTGGGTTTGAACTAAAAAAATGCACTTAATGTTTCCTATGAAAATTGGTACTCAAAGGAGTGAGGATAGCTCAAAGTGCTGACCCCCAAAAGACAAAGTGTTTCATAAAGCCCTTATAACCATAAGGTAGTTATTGTATCCCCTGGAGCATTCAGGAGGGAAGCAGAGGGTAAAGGTGTATATCTGGGGAGTGAAATTGAAGGAAAAGAAGCCTTTGGGATTTTATCCCCTATTGTATAATTACAATTTCATTGTAATGCGCACAACAGAATTGTTTCTGTTTATGAACAGAACATTATTTTAGGTTTGTCTTCTGCCAAACATTGCTTACAGACCTTGAGAAAATAGTCTCTCTACTCAAGGATTTATGATGTGGTGGGGGAGATAGtctgaaatattatatttatttgttatacTAATTTTGGCACATGCGACTATGGACTCTTTTATAAAATCTAATCATTTTAATATTGGTGTATACCTCAGTGATGACctaac from Nycticebus coucang isolate mNycCou1 chromosome 20, mNycCou1.pri, whole genome shotgun sequence harbors:
- the LOC128573053 gene encoding olfactory receptor 2C3 is translated as MMGRVNVSYPEVFVLLGFSDQPLLEPVLFIVVSGFYVVSILGNGVIILVSCMDVHLHTPMYFFLVNLSFLDISFTTSIVPQLLVNLWGPQKTISYGGCVVQFYISHWLGATECVLLAVMSYDRYAAICRPLHYTAIMHPQLCLSLAVTSWLGGLTTSMVGSTLTILLPLCGNNCIDHFFCEMPLIMQLACVDTSLNEMEMYLASFIFVVLPLGLILVSYSQIARAVLKIRSAEGRRKAFNTCSSHVAVVSLFYGSIIFMYLQPAKSNSHEQGKFIALFYTVVTPMLNPLIYTLRNKDVKNALRHIVLENCCRFTRKWGQAQRL